From one Lasioglossum baleicum chromosome 11, iyLasBale1, whole genome shotgun sequence genomic stretch:
- the LOC143213620 gene encoding uncharacterized protein LOC143213620 isoform X4 — translation MNSTTHGRITYPFPVQRLKQEQIFLSCERPCHHLDWPMICRVKLTLEVFQSLSKSCGDCPQNETACLSNHCVSADGQRRGILTANRQLPGPTIQVCENDILVVDVINRLPGKAAAMHWRGQSQVETPYMDGAPLITQCPIPSYTTFQYKFRASAAGTHLWHAHAGADVTNGVFGALIVKQADIRDPHRPLFDIDDPKHVVLVTQWQHTAETTFSQGYTKPAMLLINGRGRQPNGPSVPFATFTVVPGRRHRFRLANAGGAGTCPITISIDAHPLLLIALDGHPVDPRQLTSITLATGERADFILKANKRVASYWINVHTSKECGPSPINGAAVLKYTGSSSEEPLSASEIIDQIEEEQTATKRLAMTTNPVEKCGNPESLCVTDLKALRKIPNSLSAPKMDVTIHLPINYKLQTNYIIGDSGVETRVLNVNNVTFTYPSSPLLTQGDDVSKENLCLYEADNDFHNEDKGTTSLSSQPSCRLGNGNVASTCECVHVRHIPLGATVEIILLDQGGLDDLVYHLHGYTFHVVGARKFGRSVSLQEMINLDNKGQLFSRNLDCAVAKDTVVVPKFSAVAIRFKADNPGYWMLRDEHASDWTRGLDVILKVGETNDVVPAPEDFPRCGSFVGPDYFLI, via the exons ATGAACAGCACGACACATGGACGAATCACTTATCCATTTCCAGTTCAAAGATTGAAACAAG AACAAATATTCCTTTCGTGCGAGAGACCATGTCATCACTTGGATTGGCCGATGATTTGCCGAGTGAAACTCACCCTCGAGGTGTTCCAATCTCTTAGCAA ATCATGCGGCGACTGTCCGCAAAACGAGACAGCATGCTTGTCGAATCATTGTGTGTCAGCCGATGGACAGAGACGCGGGATCCTGACGGCAAATCGGCAATTACCCGGTCCTACTATTCAG GTTTGTGAAAACGACATCTTGGTGGTGGACGTGATCAATCGGCTTCCGGGTAAAGCAGCTGCGATGCACTGGCGCGGTCAATCGCAAGTCGAGACACCGTACATGGACGGAGCACCTCTGATCACACAATGCCCGATACCGAGTTACACTACTTTCCAGTACAAATTCCGGGCTTCAGCCGCTGGAACGCATCTTTGGCATGCTCACGCTG GGGCGGACGTTACGAACGGAGTATTCGGCGCGTTGATCGTGAAACAAGCGGATATTCGAGACCCGCACCGTCCCCTCTTCGATATCGATGATCCGAAACACGTGGTCCTGGTGACCCAATGGCAGCATACAGCTGAGACCACGTTCAGCCAAGGTTATACGAAGCCAGCGATGCTTCTGATCAACGGGAGAGGACGTCAGCCAAACGGACCGAGTGTTCCGTTTGCAACGTTCACCGTCGTCCCCGGCCGTCGTCACAGGTTCCGTTTGGCGAACGCTGGTGGTGCTGGAACCTGTCCAATAACTATTTCAATCGATGCTCATCCCCTTCTGCTGATTGCCCTCGATGGGCACCCGGTGGACCCAAGGCAACTTACATCGATTACTCTGGCTACAG GTGAAAGGGCAGACTTCATCTTGAAAGCGAACAAGCGCGTTGCTTCGTATTGGATAAACGTGCACACATCGAAGGAATGCGGGCCCAGTCCTATAAACGGTGCTGCGGTTTTGAAGTATACGGGAAGCTCGAGCGAAGAGCCGCTATCTGCGTCGGAAATTATCGATCAGATCGAGGAGGAGCAGACAGCAACGAAACGGCTTGCTATGACAACGAATCCGGTCGAGAAATGCGGAAATCCCGAGAGTCTTTGCGTCACAGATTTGAAGGCGTTGCGGAAGATACCTAATTCTCTCTCTGCGCCGAAGATGGACGTTACGATACACCTGCCGATAAATTACAAGCTCCAAACAAATTACATAATTG GCGACAGCGGAGTAGAAACAAGAGTACTTAACGTGAACAACGTTACCTTCACGTATCCCTCATCGCCTCTGTTGACTCAAGGCGATGATGTCTCCAAAGAAAATCTGTGTCTCTACGAAGCCGACAATGACTTTCACAACGAAGATAAGGGAACAACATCATTGTCATCGCAGCCAAGCTGCCGGCTCGGTAATGGCAACGTGGCCAGCACGTGCGAGTGTGTTCACGTGAGACACATACCGCTCGGAGCGACCGTGGAAATTATTCTTCTAGATCAAG GTGGTCTCGACGATCTAGTGTATCATTTGCACGGATACACATTCCACGTGGTAGGCGCGCGGAAATTCGGACGCAGCGTGAGTTTGCAAGAAATGATAAATCTGGACAACAAGGGACAGCTGTTCTCTCGAAATTTGGACTGCGCGGTAGCTAAGGACACAGTGGTCGTACCAAAATTCAGTGCTGTGGCTATTCGATTCAAAGCGGATAATCCAG GTTACTGGATGCTGCGAGACGAGCACGCTAGTGATTGGACTCGCGGTTTGGACGTGATTCTTAAAGTTGGAGAGACGAACGATGTAGTACCAGCTCCAGAAGACTTTCCCCGGTGTGGATCTTTCGTTGGCCCGGACTATTTTCTCATATAA
- the LOC143213620 gene encoding uncharacterized protein LOC143213620 isoform X2, translating into MQSAKGANCAMTSATYGLRFLVVVFMIAAAATFLHVNNYRPKQIFLSCERPCHHLDWPMICRVKLTLEVFQSLSKSCGDCPQNETACLSNHCVSADGQRRGILTANRQLPGPTIQVCENDILVVDVINRLPGKAAAMHWRGQSQVETPYMDGAPLITQCPIPSYTTFQYKFRASAAGTHLWHAHAGADVTNGVFGALIVKQADIRDPHRPLFDIDDPKHVVLVTQWQHTAETTFSQGYTKPAMLLINGRGRQPNGPSVPFATFTVVPGRRHRFRLANAGGAGTCPITISIDAHPLLLIALDGHPVDPRQLTSITLATGERADFILKANKRVASYWINVHTSKECGPSPINGAAVLKYTGSSSEEPLSASEIIDQIEEEQTATKRLAMTTNPVEKCGNPESLCVTDLKALRKIPNSLSAPKMDVTIHLPINYKLQTNYIIGDSGVETRVLNVNNVTFTYPSSPLLTQGDDVSKENLCLYEADNDFHNEDKGTTSLSSQPSCRLGNGNVASTCECVHVRHIPLGATVEIILLDQGGLDDLVYHLHGYTFHVVGARKFGRSVSLQEMINLDNKGQLFSRNLDCAVAKDTVVVPKFSAVAIRFKADNPGYWMLRDEHASDWTRGLDVILKVGETNDVVPAPEDFPRCGSFVGPDYFLI; encoded by the exons ATGCAGTCTGCAAAGGGTGCGAATTGCGCGATGACGTCGGCCACCTACGGCCTACGGTTTCTGGTGGTCGTTTTTATGATCGCGGCTGCGGCGACCTTTTTGCACGTTAATAATTACAGGCCCA AACAAATATTCCTTTCGTGCGAGAGACCATGTCATCACTTGGATTGGCCGATGATTTGCCGAGTGAAACTCACCCTCGAGGTGTTCCAATCTCTTAGCAA ATCATGCGGCGACTGTCCGCAAAACGAGACAGCATGCTTGTCGAATCATTGTGTGTCAGCCGATGGACAGAGACGCGGGATCCTGACGGCAAATCGGCAATTACCCGGTCCTACTATTCAG GTTTGTGAAAACGACATCTTGGTGGTGGACGTGATCAATCGGCTTCCGGGTAAAGCAGCTGCGATGCACTGGCGCGGTCAATCGCAAGTCGAGACACCGTACATGGACGGAGCACCTCTGATCACACAATGCCCGATACCGAGTTACACTACTTTCCAGTACAAATTCCGGGCTTCAGCCGCTGGAACGCATCTTTGGCATGCTCACGCTG GGGCGGACGTTACGAACGGAGTATTCGGCGCGTTGATCGTGAAACAAGCGGATATTCGAGACCCGCACCGTCCCCTCTTCGATATCGATGATCCGAAACACGTGGTCCTGGTGACCCAATGGCAGCATACAGCTGAGACCACGTTCAGCCAAGGTTATACGAAGCCAGCGATGCTTCTGATCAACGGGAGAGGACGTCAGCCAAACGGACCGAGTGTTCCGTTTGCAACGTTCACCGTCGTCCCCGGCCGTCGTCACAGGTTCCGTTTGGCGAACGCTGGTGGTGCTGGAACCTGTCCAATAACTATTTCAATCGATGCTCATCCCCTTCTGCTGATTGCCCTCGATGGGCACCCGGTGGACCCAAGGCAACTTACATCGATTACTCTGGCTACAG GTGAAAGGGCAGACTTCATCTTGAAAGCGAACAAGCGCGTTGCTTCGTATTGGATAAACGTGCACACATCGAAGGAATGCGGGCCCAGTCCTATAAACGGTGCTGCGGTTTTGAAGTATACGGGAAGCTCGAGCGAAGAGCCGCTATCTGCGTCGGAAATTATCGATCAGATCGAGGAGGAGCAGACAGCAACGAAACGGCTTGCTATGACAACGAATCCGGTCGAGAAATGCGGAAATCCCGAGAGTCTTTGCGTCACAGATTTGAAGGCGTTGCGGAAGATACCTAATTCTCTCTCTGCGCCGAAGATGGACGTTACGATACACCTGCCGATAAATTACAAGCTCCAAACAAATTACATAATTG GCGACAGCGGAGTAGAAACAAGAGTACTTAACGTGAACAACGTTACCTTCACGTATCCCTCATCGCCTCTGTTGACTCAAGGCGATGATGTCTCCAAAGAAAATCTGTGTCTCTACGAAGCCGACAATGACTTTCACAACGAAGATAAGGGAACAACATCATTGTCATCGCAGCCAAGCTGCCGGCTCGGTAATGGCAACGTGGCCAGCACGTGCGAGTGTGTTCACGTGAGACACATACCGCTCGGAGCGACCGTGGAAATTATTCTTCTAGATCAAG GTGGTCTCGACGATCTAGTGTATCATTTGCACGGATACACATTCCACGTGGTAGGCGCGCGGAAATTCGGACGCAGCGTGAGTTTGCAAGAAATGATAAATCTGGACAACAAGGGACAGCTGTTCTCTCGAAATTTGGACTGCGCGGTAGCTAAGGACACAGTGGTCGTACCAAAATTCAGTGCTGTGGCTATTCGATTCAAAGCGGATAATCCAG GTTACTGGATGCTGCGAGACGAGCACGCTAGTGATTGGACTCGCGGTTTGGACGTGATTCTTAAAGTTGGAGAGACGAACGATGTAGTACCAGCTCCAGAAGACTTTCCCCGGTGTGGATCTTTCGTTGGCCCGGACTATTTTCTCATATAA
- the LOC143213620 gene encoding uncharacterized protein LOC143213620 isoform X3 yields the protein MFFRFAIFVGLSSVVATIIYLTPIPEQIFLSCERPCHHLDWPMICRVKLTLEVFQSLSKSCGDCPQNETACLSNHCVSADGQRRGILTANRQLPGPTIQVCENDILVVDVINRLPGKAAAMHWRGQSQVETPYMDGAPLITQCPIPSYTTFQYKFRASAAGTHLWHAHAGADVTNGVFGALIVKQADIRDPHRPLFDIDDPKHVVLVTQWQHTAETTFSQGYTKPAMLLINGRGRQPNGPSVPFATFTVVPGRRHRFRLANAGGAGTCPITISIDAHPLLLIALDGHPVDPRQLTSITLATGERADFILKANKRVASYWINVHTSKECGPSPINGAAVLKYTGSSSEEPLSASEIIDQIEEEQTATKRLAMTTNPVEKCGNPESLCVTDLKALRKIPNSLSAPKMDVTIHLPINYKLQTNYIIGDSGVETRVLNVNNVTFTYPSSPLLTQGDDVSKENLCLYEADNDFHNEDKGTTSLSSQPSCRLGNGNVASTCECVHVRHIPLGATVEIILLDQGGLDDLVYHLHGYTFHVVGARKFGRSVSLQEMINLDNKGQLFSRNLDCAVAKDTVVVPKFSAVAIRFKADNPGYWMLRDEHASDWTRGLDVILKVGETNDVVPAPEDFPRCGSFVGPDYFLI from the exons AACAAATATTCCTTTCGTGCGAGAGACCATGTCATCACTTGGATTGGCCGATGATTTGCCGAGTGAAACTCACCCTCGAGGTGTTCCAATCTCTTAGCAA ATCATGCGGCGACTGTCCGCAAAACGAGACAGCATGCTTGTCGAATCATTGTGTGTCAGCCGATGGACAGAGACGCGGGATCCTGACGGCAAATCGGCAATTACCCGGTCCTACTATTCAG GTTTGTGAAAACGACATCTTGGTGGTGGACGTGATCAATCGGCTTCCGGGTAAAGCAGCTGCGATGCACTGGCGCGGTCAATCGCAAGTCGAGACACCGTACATGGACGGAGCACCTCTGATCACACAATGCCCGATACCGAGTTACACTACTTTCCAGTACAAATTCCGGGCTTCAGCCGCTGGAACGCATCTTTGGCATGCTCACGCTG GGGCGGACGTTACGAACGGAGTATTCGGCGCGTTGATCGTGAAACAAGCGGATATTCGAGACCCGCACCGTCCCCTCTTCGATATCGATGATCCGAAACACGTGGTCCTGGTGACCCAATGGCAGCATACAGCTGAGACCACGTTCAGCCAAGGTTATACGAAGCCAGCGATGCTTCTGATCAACGGGAGAGGACGTCAGCCAAACGGACCGAGTGTTCCGTTTGCAACGTTCACCGTCGTCCCCGGCCGTCGTCACAGGTTCCGTTTGGCGAACGCTGGTGGTGCTGGAACCTGTCCAATAACTATTTCAATCGATGCTCATCCCCTTCTGCTGATTGCCCTCGATGGGCACCCGGTGGACCCAAGGCAACTTACATCGATTACTCTGGCTACAG GTGAAAGGGCAGACTTCATCTTGAAAGCGAACAAGCGCGTTGCTTCGTATTGGATAAACGTGCACACATCGAAGGAATGCGGGCCCAGTCCTATAAACGGTGCTGCGGTTTTGAAGTATACGGGAAGCTCGAGCGAAGAGCCGCTATCTGCGTCGGAAATTATCGATCAGATCGAGGAGGAGCAGACAGCAACGAAACGGCTTGCTATGACAACGAATCCGGTCGAGAAATGCGGAAATCCCGAGAGTCTTTGCGTCACAGATTTGAAGGCGTTGCGGAAGATACCTAATTCTCTCTCTGCGCCGAAGATGGACGTTACGATACACCTGCCGATAAATTACAAGCTCCAAACAAATTACATAATTG GCGACAGCGGAGTAGAAACAAGAGTACTTAACGTGAACAACGTTACCTTCACGTATCCCTCATCGCCTCTGTTGACTCAAGGCGATGATGTCTCCAAAGAAAATCTGTGTCTCTACGAAGCCGACAATGACTTTCACAACGAAGATAAGGGAACAACATCATTGTCATCGCAGCCAAGCTGCCGGCTCGGTAATGGCAACGTGGCCAGCACGTGCGAGTGTGTTCACGTGAGACACATACCGCTCGGAGCGACCGTGGAAATTATTCTTCTAGATCAAG GTGGTCTCGACGATCTAGTGTATCATTTGCACGGATACACATTCCACGTGGTAGGCGCGCGGAAATTCGGACGCAGCGTGAGTTTGCAAGAAATGATAAATCTGGACAACAAGGGACAGCTGTTCTCTCGAAATTTGGACTGCGCGGTAGCTAAGGACACAGTGGTCGTACCAAAATTCAGTGCTGTGGCTATTCGATTCAAAGCGGATAATCCAG GTTACTGGATGCTGCGAGACGAGCACGCTAGTGATTGGACTCGCGGTTTGGACGTGATTCTTAAAGTTGGAGAGACGAACGATGTAGTACCAGCTCCAGAAGACTTTCCCCGGTGTGGATCTTTCGTTGGCCCGGACTATTTTCTCATATAA
- the LOC143213622 gene encoding uncharacterized protein LOC143213622, which produces MSCLTALYNQTVTLLSVPQEILLLQHKVFQEYAKITVGPDFIHTLPSFLIMAALTMALWRSPPSFNNLDHLMGTWVYKFLQVTVGWVVAITGLWFWLILQRLLYCCIWNYWTCESEYRDISYQWWQRVWSSYYPSPLKPPTVSADFISWIASMSIAITTLGCTISTNPMRYAVKTFWTGFRAVLERLKYYANCLLKRILRFLLQHWPQEVSPMKSIVPVDESEASSVYDDYRSEIPNNVNNPARMEIHPISYGTNWTPKPCFSGYKEGQRKASMHTVAVVDDIVDSDKLTSKQLRHRRGCHTVVPVPSNSSDKSSSC; this is translated from the exons ATGTCCTGCCTGACCGCCCTCTACAATCAGACAGTGACCTTGCTCTCCGTCCCACAGGAAATACTTCTTCTGCAGCACAAAGTCTTTCAGGAGTATGCCAAAATCACCGTTGGACCGGACTTTATACACACGTTGCCGTCCTTCTTGATCATGGCTGCGTTGACGATGGCTCTATGGAGAAGTCCACCGTCCTTCAACAACTTAGACCATCTGATGGGCACGTGGGTTTACAAATTTCTCCAG GTCACGGTCGGCTGGGTCGTCGCTATCACCGGTTTATGGTTCTGGCTGATCCTTCAAAGGTTGCTCTATTGCTGCATCTGGAACTACTGGACTTGC GAGTCTGAGTATCGTGACATTTCCTATCAGTGGTGGCAACGCGTTTGGTCTTCGTATTATCCTTCGCCGTTGAAGCCGCCAACGGTGTCAGCTGATTTTATCAGTTGGATCGCATCTATGTCAATCGCGATAACCACTTTAGGTTGCACGATCTCGACGAATCCAATGCGATATGCTGTCAAAACTTTCTGGACTGGATTCAGGGCTGTTTTGGAGAGGCTGAAGTACTATGCCAATTGTCTTCTTAAAAG AATTCTGCGGTTTCTGTTGCAACACTGGCCGCAGGAAGTGTCTCCGATGAAGTCCATCGTGCCGGTGGACGAGAGCGAGGCGAGTTCAGTCTACGACGACTATCGATCCGAGATCCCCAACAACGTGAACAATCCGGCTCGGATGGAGATCCACCCGATCTCTTATGGGACGAACTGGACTCCGAAACCGTGTTTCTCCGGTTACAAAGAAGGCCAGAGGAAAGCGTCGATGCACACGGTCGCCGTCGTTGACGACATCGTGGACTCCGACAAGCTGACGTCTAAACAGCTACGACACAGACGGGGCTGTCACACGGTGGTGCCAGTGCCAAGCAACTCCAGCGACAAGTCGAGTTCCTGTTGA